The window GCCCGGAGTTGTGCGGGCGCGGGGCGATCTCGTTGACCGAGATGGACCCATCAGAGGTCTCGAACAGTTCGATCCCGAACACGCCGCGTCCCGACAGCGTCTCCAGGACGTCGCGGGCGACCTCGTCGGCGCGGGCCTGCACCTCGTCGGTCGTCCGCGCGGGCAGGATCGTCTCCCGGAGGATCTCCTCCTCGTGGACGTTCTCGCCCGCGGGGAACGTGCGGACCTCGCCCTCGCCCTGCACGGCGATCACGGAGAGTTCGCGCGCGAAGTCGACGAACGTCTCGGCCATCGCGGGGCCGCCGACGGCCGCCATCGCGTCCTCGGCGTCGTCGGGATCAGTCACGGGAACGTTGCCGCGGCCGTCGTAGCCGCCGGTTCGGGCCTTCAGCATCACGGCGCCGAACTCCTCCAGGGCGTCGCGGAGGTCGTCGGCGTCGTCGACCCGACGGAACGGCGGGACCGGCACGCCCGCGTCCGCCAGCGCGCGCTTCTGGACGAGTTTGTCCTCGATCATCGAGAGCGTCTCGGGGTCCGGATTCACCGAGAGGTCGAACTCCGCGGCGACGTCGTCGAGCAGTTCGGCGTCGGCGAGTTCGATCTCGAACGTGAGCGCGTCGACCTTCGAGGCGAGTTCGCGGAAGGCCTCGGGGTCGTCGAAGTCGCCGACGATCTGATCGCGGGCCACCGGCGAGGCGGGACAGTCGGGCGTCGGGTCGAGGACGATCACCTCGACGCCGAGGGGGCGGCCGCCTCGGCGAGCATCCGGCCGAGTTGGCCGCCGCCGACGACGCCGAGCGTGGGTCCGGGTACGGTGACGGTCACGGGCGACGGTACTGGAGGATACTGAATAAAGTTTGCCGAACGGAACGGAAAGTGTGCACGGACGTGTCTATTCCGTGGGCGCACGACGGTCTCCACGCATCGACCGCTATCGGCACCGTCGATTCTTCACGACGACGGTTCGCCTTCCGAGGACGTCTCCGAAACCCGCTCCGGCGCGACGCGTTCCAACTGCTCGTTCTCGACGAAGACCACGACCCTGTCGTCCCAGAGGCGGAACCGGTGCTCGAAGGCGGTGTAGCCCGACAACTGCCGGGAGACCGCGTTGCGATCGTAGTCCTTCGCGATCACGACCGGCGGCGGGTCCGCGAGCGTCTCGCTCAGGTCGGCGTCGGGTGCCGAACTGGTCACGTTCGCGTCGTAGCGTTCCAGATACCAGGGGAGCGGCAGTCGGTCGTGCCACGCGGGGCCGCCCGGCGGCGCGGTCGACAGCGACGACTCGTTTCTGACGTAGAACACCTCGCCGTCGCCTCCCGGCGGCCGACTGCCGACGAAGAGGACGTCCGCGCCGTCGTCGTCGGCGGCCGAGACCTCGCCGACGACTTCGACCGTCGGCTTCAGGGAGTTCTCGGGCTGGGCCCACTGCAGCACCTGTCTGTCGGCCTCCTCGGTGGAGTTGAAGTACGCGGCGTTCGCGGCCAGCGCGCCGCTCAGGGCCGCGAGCACGACGAGCGCCGCGAGGCCGACGCTCACGGCGTCGCGGGCGGCGAGCGCCTCGCGCGCGGAGTCGATCACGAACCCGACGCCGACCGCGGCCGGGACGGCCAGCGGCACGACGACGTGGACCGCGGCCCAGGGGGCCTGGATGTCGGTCGCGATCGGGTAGCCGAACAGCGACGCGACCGCCCAGTAGGTCGCGAACGTGACGGTCTCGCGCGGTCCCTCGCCGGTGAACCCGTACCGGTCGACGACGACGCCGACGAGGCCGAAGGCGAGGACCGCCGGCGCGCCGTAGATCAGCGTCTCCGCGAGATCGCCGAGGTAGGGCAGGTACGGGTGGTCCTGATGCCCCCCGCCGCCCCAGGTGTCGAACAGCTTCTCGGCCGCGCCGACGGTTCCGGCGTCGACGACGCCCGGGAGCTGTGCGGGGTTCGCGAGGGCTCCCCAGAGGTCCGGTCGCGGCGCGTAGAAGAACACGGTGATGACGAGAAAGAGCGCGACGCTCCCGAGTGCGGTCCCGAGTACGCGAGCGAGTGAAGCCTGCGCCGACGACCCGTGGCCCAGGAGCCGCTCCCGGGCCGACGCCCCCCACGCCGCGAAGACCGCGCGGGCCGACTCGCCGCGGGCCCGCGCCCCGAGCAGTCGGTGGTCCGCGAGCAGCGCGCCCGCCCCCAGGAAGCAGAGCACGTAGAGAAGCGCGTTCGCCTTCGTCGTGAACGCCAGCGCCAGCGAGACGGTCGCGGGGAACGCGTAGCGGAGCCGACCGGTGTCGAGCCCGCGGACGACGAACCCGAGGGCGACGACCGAGAACGCGGCCACGAGGACGTCGTTGCGCATGAACCGCGAGTAGTAGACGACGAGCGGGTTCAGCGCGAGCACCGCCGCGAGCGCGACGAGTTCGGTGTCGCGCAGCCGCTCGCGGAAGAGCCACGCGACGAGCGGGAACAGCCCGCCGACGAGCGCGACCGGGAACCGCGCCGCGAAGTCGGAGACGGGAATCAGGGCGAACAGCCAGTCGTTGACGATCGGGAGGAAGGGGCCGTGGACGATCGGTCGGTACGTGTGCACGCCCGTCTCGTGGTACCGGAGGATCCAGTAGCCGACGCGGCCCTCGTCCCAGTGGAAGATCCGCCCGCCGAGCGCGACGAGGCGGAGGCAGAGTGCGACCACGGTGAAGCCGACGACGCCGAGGAGGACGCGGCGCTCCCGGAGCCGTTCGGCGGTAATTCCGTCTGCGATCGTTTCGGGGGTATCGGCGACCGCGGATTTCTTCGGGGTATCGGCGGCCGCGAACTTCTCGGGGGTATCGTCGCCCGCGGGGCTCCCGGCGGCGCCGACGTCCGAAGGCGTCTCGACGGCGTCGCTCCGGGCGGCCCGGTCGTCCCGTCCTTCCCGGCGTACACCGTCGCTCGCGCCGTCGACCGGCGAATCGGAGGGAGGGTCTGACGCACCGTCGGGGTCGGGGGCCCCGTCCGTCTCGCGCGGGCCCTCGTCAGGGCTCATTGCTGGTGTGTGTCCACCAGGCGGTTACAACTCTTGTGTTTGCCGACGCGCGCGCCGGCCGCAGTCCGTCGCGGACCGCTCGCCACGTCCGTTCGGATATCAGACACGTTGTGCTCGCGTCGGGAGACCGACCGCCTATCGCGCCCCGCGCCCCGCGGCCTGCCGGCGGCGTGCCGATACCTCTTTGACGCCGCCGGCGGACCGCATCGGTATGGTAACGCTCGGATTAGTGGTGGCCGAGTTCAACGCGTCGGTCACCGAGGGAATGGCGTCGGCCGCTCGGGAGGCCGCCGCCGAACGGGACGTCGAGATCGCAGCGGAACTGTCGGTCCCCGGCGCGTACGACTCGCCGCTGGCGGCCGACCGCCTGGCGCGGCGCGAGGACGTCGACGCCGTGGCCGTCGTCGGCGCCATCGTCACCGGCGACACGGACCACGACCGCGTCATCGCCGACGCGACGGCGAAGTCGCTCACGGAGGTGAGCCTCGACCGCGACGTGCCGGTGACGTTCGGGGTCTCCGGCCCCGGGCAGAGCGGGGCCGAGGCGCGAGAGCGGATCGACAAAGGTGCGGAAGCGGTAAACGCCGCGGTCGATATGGTGGAGACGTTGGCATGAGTTTCGACTTCGCAGCCCGCGTCGAACGGGTGGAACCGAGCGCGACGCTGGCAATCAGCAACAAGGCGAGCGAACTGGAGGCGGAGGGCGTCGACGTCGTCGACCTCTCGGTCGGCGAACCCGACTTCCCGACGCCGGAGAACATCGTCGCGGCCGGCCAGGACGCGATGGACGCCGGACACACCGGTTACACGTCCTCGAACGGGATTCCGGCGCTTCGGGAGGCGATCGCCGCGAAGCTCCGCGGCGACGGCATCGACGCCGCGAGCGAGGAGGTCATCGTCACGCCCGGCGGCAAGCAGGCGCTCTATGAGACGTTCCAGACGCTCATCGACGACGGGGACGAGGTCGTCCTGCTCGACCCCGCGTGGGTCTCCTACGAGGCGATGGCGAAGCTCTCGGGCGGCTCGCTGAACCGCGTCGACCTCGCGCCGTACGACTTCCAGCTCGAACCCGCGCTGGAGGACCTTTCGGAAGCAGTCTCGGACGACACCGAACTCCTCGTCGTCAACTCGCCGTCGAACCCGACGGGCGCGGTCTACTCCGACGAGGCACTCGAAGGCGTCCGCGACCTGGCCGTCGAGCACGACGTCACCGTCATCTCCGACGAGATCTACCAGCAGATCACCTACGGGGTCGACCCGACGAGCCTCGCGACGCTCGACGGGATGAGCGAGAGAACGGTCACGATCAACGGCTTCTCGAAGGCGTACTCGATGACGGGCTGGCGGCTCGGCTACCTCCACGCGCCCGAGTCGCTGATCTCCCAGGCCGCGAAGCTGCACTCCCACTCGGTGTCGTGCGCCGTGAACTTCGTCCAGCACGCCGGCCTCGAAGCGATCGAGAACACCGACGAGGCGGTGACTGAGATGCGCGACGCGTTCCGCGACCGCCGCGATATGCTCGCGGATCTCTTCGCCGACCACGGCGTCGACGTCCCGGTCGGCGACGGCGCGTTCTATATGATGTTGCCCGTCGCCGATGACGATCAGGAGTGGTGCGCCGGCGCGATCGAGGACGCCCACGTCGCGACCGTTCCGGGCTCGGCGTTCGGCTCGCCCGGCTACGCGCGGATCTCCTACGCCGCCAGCGAGGAGCGACTCCGCGAGGCGGTCGATCGGCTCGCCGAGCACGGCTACATCTAGTCGGCATCGCTGCCTTCTGGACGACTTCCCCCGACCGATCCGCGTTTCTTCCCGCCGCTCAGCCCGCCGGACACAACCTATTTTATCCGTGCACGCGCACCGTCGAGCGTTGCTTCCCCGCCTCGACGACAGGGCGCGTTCGGTCGGGAGAGAGGCCCTCGACCTCGGGTGGCCGGTCGCCGTCCAGCAGACGCTCAACACGCTGATGCGGACGGTCGACATCCTCGTCACCGGCTTCTTCTCACCGGTCGCGGTCGCGGCGATCGGACTCGCGGACCTCTACTCGCGCATCCCGCTCCGGATCGGGATGGGCCTCGGAAGCGGGGCGATCTCCCTGTCGAGCCAGGAGACGGGCCGGGAGTCGACGGCGACCCGGGACCGCGCTGTCTCTCAGGCGCTGCTCATCGGGGCTCTCTGTGGACTCCCGCTCGTCGCCGTCGGCCTGCTGTTCAGCGAGGCGCTGATCGCGCTGCTCGGTGCCGACGCCCCCGTCGCGCGGGAGGGCGGCCGCTACCTGACGATCGTGTTCGCCGCCGCGCCGATGCGGATCGTCGGCTTCGTCGGCGCGCGGGCGCTGCAGGGGAGCGGCGACACCCGCACCCCGATGGTGATCAACGGCGGGGCGACGGGGCTGAACATCCTCCTCTCGATCACGTTGGGGCTGGGACTCGCGGGGGCGCCGCGCCTGGGGATCGTCGGCGTCGGCGTCGCCACGGCGGTCGGCCGGACCGTCGAGGCCCTCCTCGTCGTCGGCGTGCTCCTCAGCGCGCGCACGTCGCTGTCGCTGGCCCGGCCGCGCGGACTGCTCCTCACTCGCCAGTTGCTCGAAGTGAGCGTCCCCGACATCGCCGGCGGGCTGAGCACCGAGGTCGCGAACTTCCCGTTCAACTCGCTCGTGCTGCTCTTCGGGACCGAGGCGAACGCCGCCTACCACATCGGAAAGCGGATCTACCAGCAGTTCACCGCCCCGCTGTTCAGAGCGTTTCGCACCGTCTCCAGCATCCTCGTCGGACAGGCGTTGGGGGCCGCGCGCCCCGACGAGGCGCGTTACACCGCCCGCGCGATCTCGGGGTTCAGCCTCGCCGCTCTCGGGGCGATGGGCGTCCTGCTGTTCATCGCCGCGGAACCGCTGGCGACGCTCTTCACCCGGGACGCCGCGACCGTCGGGTTCGCGACCGACTTCAACCGCGCGTTCGCCGTCGCGATGGCCTTCATCGGGATCTACTTCCCCCTCTCGGGCGCGCTGAAGGGCGCCGGCGACACGCGGACGCCGTTTTACGCCGGGGTCGTCGGCTCGTACGTGTTCCTCCTGGGCGCGTCGTACCTGTTCGCGGTGGTCCTCGACTTCGGGCTCTCCGGCGTGTACCTCGGCATCGTGCTCTCGTACGTCTCGCGAGCGGCGATCGTCGGGGTCGCGATCCGCAGCGACGACTGGACGGACCTGGCCGCGCGGATGATCGCCGAGC is drawn from Halobellus limi and contains these coding sequences:
- a CDS encoding flippase activity-associated protein Agl23, translated to MSPDEGPRETDGAPDPDGASDPPSDSPVDGASDGVRREGRDDRAARSDAVETPSDVGAAGSPAGDDTPEKFAAADTPKKSAVADTPETIADGITAERLRERRVLLGVVGFTVVALCLRLVALGGRIFHWDEGRVGYWILRYHETGVHTYRPIVHGPFLPIVNDWLFALIPVSDFAARFPVALVGGLFPLVAWLFRERLRDTELVALAAVLALNPLVVYYSRFMRNDVLVAAFSVVALGFVVRGLDTGRLRYAFPATVSLALAFTTKANALLYVLCFLGAGALLADHRLLGARARGESARAVFAAWGASARERLLGHGSSAQASLARVLGTALGSVALFLVITVFFYAPRPDLWGALANPAQLPGVVDAGTVGAAEKLFDTWGGGGHQDHPYLPYLGDLAETLIYGAPAVLAFGLVGVVVDRYGFTGEGPRETVTFATYWAVASLFGYPIATDIQAPWAAVHVVVPLAVPAAVGVGFVIDSAREALAARDAVSVGLAALVVLAALSGALAANAAYFNSTEEADRQVLQWAQPENSLKPTVEVVGEVSAADDDGADVLFVGSRPPGGDGEVFYVRNESSLSTAPPGGPAWHDRLPLPWYLERYDANVTSSAPDADLSETLADPPPVVIAKDYDRNAVSRQLSGYTAFEHRFRLWDDRVVVFVENEQLERVAPERVSETSSEGEPSS
- the ribH gene encoding 6,7-dimethyl-8-ribityllumazine synthase; translated protein: MVTLGLVVAEFNASVTEGMASAAREAAAERDVEIAAELSVPGAYDSPLAADRLARREDVDAVAVVGAIVTGDTDHDRVIADATAKSLTEVSLDRDVPVTFGVSGPGQSGAEARERIDKGAEAVNAAVDMVETLA
- a CDS encoding pyridoxal phosphate-dependent aminotransferase; this translates as MSFDFAARVERVEPSATLAISNKASELEAEGVDVVDLSVGEPDFPTPENIVAAGQDAMDAGHTGYTSSNGIPALREAIAAKLRGDGIDAASEEVIVTPGGKQALYETFQTLIDDGDEVVLLDPAWVSYEAMAKLSGGSLNRVDLAPYDFQLEPALEDLSEAVSDDTELLVVNSPSNPTGAVYSDEALEGVRDLAVEHDVTVISDEIYQQITYGVDPTSLATLDGMSERTVTINGFSKAYSMTGWRLGYLHAPESLISQAAKLHSHSVSCAVNFVQHAGLEAIENTDEAVTEMRDAFRDRRDMLADLFADHGVDVPVGDGAFYMMLPVADDDQEWCAGAIEDAHVATVPGSAFGSPGYARISYAASEERLREAVDRLAEHGYI
- a CDS encoding MATE family efflux transporter; translated protein: MLPRLDDRARSVGREALDLGWPVAVQQTLNTLMRTVDILVTGFFSPVAVAAIGLADLYSRIPLRIGMGLGSGAISLSSQETGRESTATRDRAVSQALLIGALCGLPLVAVGLLFSEALIALLGADAPVAREGGRYLTIVFAAAPMRIVGFVGARALQGSGDTRTPMVINGGATGLNILLSITLGLGLAGAPRLGIVGVGVATAVGRTVEALLVVGVLLSARTSLSLARPRGLLLTRQLLEVSVPDIAGGLSTEVANFPFNSLVLLFGTEANAAYHIGKRIYQQFTAPLFRAFRTVSSILVGQALGAARPDEARYTARAISGFSLAALGAMGVLLFIAAEPLATLFTRDAATVGFATDFNRAFAVAMAFIGIYFPLSGALKGAGDTRTPFYAGVVGSYVFLLGASYLFAVVLDFGLSGVYLGIVLSYVSRAAIVGVAIRSDDWTDLAARMIAERDSADG